Sequence from the Kineosporia succinea genome:
CCGTCGATCTTTCGGAGCCCGGCGAAGCACTCACGACAGCACTGAAAACAGCCACGGCCAACGGCGGTTTCGACGTGATCGTGGCCGCCGCCGGTGCCAACGCGGCTCTGTCGGGCGACGCCCCGGCCGGACTGGCCGAGGCGGGCGGCGCGGCCTGGGCCGCCTGGCACTGGGAGGCCAACTTCCGGGCCAACGTGCTCACCGCCGTCACCCTGATCGAAGGGCTGCGCGAGCTGGGCGGGGTGGCCGACGGCGCGAGCATCCTGCTGTTCAGCTCGATCGCGGCCTACCGGGGCTCGGGCAGCGGCTCGTACGCGGGCACCAAGGCCGCCCTGCACCCGTACGCCTACGATCTCGCGAGTGCCCTGGGCCCCGACGGGGTACGGGTGAACGTGGTCGCGCCCGGCTACATCGCCGAGACCGGGTTCTTCCAGGGCCAGATGTCGGCGCAGCGGCACGAGACCCTGGCCGGGCAGACGCTTCTCGGGCGCGCCGGCGTTCCGGAGGACGTGTCCGGGACGGTGCGCTGGCTGGCCTCCCCGGCCTCGCGCCACGTGACCGGCCAGATCATCCAGATCAACGGCGGCGCGCAGCTCGGCCACTGAGGTCCCGGGCGGGCCGC
This genomic interval carries:
- a CDS encoding SDR family NAD(P)-dependent oxidoreductase, giving the protein MTRRICVSGASSGIGARIAVDLARDDTDLTLLARRADRLDEVATRAREAGAASVSPVAVDLSEPGEALTTALKTATANGGFDVIVAAAGANAALSGDAPAGLAEAGGAAWAAWHWEANFRANVLTAVTLIEGLRELGGVADGASILLFSSIAAYRGSGSGSYAGTKAALHPYAYDLASALGPDGVRVNVVAPGYIAETGFFQGQMSAQRHETLAGQTLLGRAGVPEDVSGTVRWLASPASRHVTGQIIQINGGAQLGH